The Aspergillus flavus chromosome 2, complete sequence region ACGTTGCTAATATCCTCTAGCCCGGCTGCCTTTATCTCCTGTCAGCATGGTAtacaagaaaagaattaGTTGAACGGACCGCACTTCTATACGTGGGATCATTAATTTCAGGTACATTCTCAGGCTTAATCTCCGCTGGTATTACAAGCGGCTTGAACGGCGCCCGGGGTATCGCAGCATGGAGATGGCTCTTCATTATAGAGGGCTCACTGACGGTATATATCGCTATTATGTCCGCGGAGCCAATATTGGTACTGATTTTATCAGATTTTTGTGGCTTTACTCGCTTGCTTTATTGTCCCTGATCTTCCCCGAACTACAAGCTGGTTAAGTAATGATGAGAAAGTGCTTGCCGCCTGGAGACTAGAAGAAGATATCGGCAAAGATGACTGGGTGGATAGTGAGCATCAAAGCATGTTCCATGGTGCAAAGCTTGCTATCTTGTAAGCTCAATCGCTTATCCTGGACCTTCGCTGTTAAACTAACTCTGTTTAATCAGGGACCCAAAAGCCTGGCTACTGCTTGGCGTTATCTACGGCTGTACATCATCCGGTGCTGTAACCACTTTCTTTCCAAGGTAAAAGACCCTCTCCTGGAAAACCTCATAGCCCTTTGTATGGAAATTGAAACTTCTTCAAGTGTGATGGCTGGACTTGGCAAGGATAACATTGACACTTTACTCCTGACGACCCCACCGCGTCTTATAGGTACGATTATTGTGTTGATCCATGCCTGGGATGCAGACGGTACAGGAGAAGCATACCTTCATCTTTGCCTTCCATCTATTTTTGCTATTGCATCTTTCATTCTATATATGGCAGGAGACAATTTTACCGCGCGTTATGTGTAAGTCCGCACAATGTATGATACAATTGAGCAGGTATTAACAGAGACCTAAAGCGCAATGTGCATCATGCTAGGTAACATTTATGCCAGCTATGTTGTCGTCCTCGGATAAATTACGGTAATTCAACATACCAGACCCACCGATGAAGATCATCCGAGGAATGTTGCCTGCGCCGATTGTTTTCCTGTGATTCATTGCTTGTCACTCCTTGCGCCGCGAAAACAACCATCGAAGTACCATGGCTGGCTGCAAACATCACCAGTTCAAAGATTATCCGGAGCCCAGAAAGGGGTGAGCTCCCGTctgaccttctccttggcaaTAAATAGGGATATTAACCGTATTTATCGACAGGCCTGATCTGCCGCCCACTTATGACCGGAAGCCCAACCCGGCACTTCGCGGGGTTATCTTAAGTGTTGGCGCATGGCTGTATGTTGCTCTTAGTAGAGGCATTGTCTGTGTATCCAGCGTAGTATATGAACTGATCTTCGATAGGCTGGACTGGTTGTGGTTCCTGCCGCAAATAATCTGGTCGAACGCGGGTTTTGGATCTCTCCGGACGATCCGGTCCCACCTGGATTACATCGAGCCTCGTTATGACCCAACCGTTGTCCCTCTGAAGGGCAACAGTGATGAAAATCCCGATGGTTCTGTCGCGGACACGGTGTCGGCACCTCCAGTCAAATATTCTACTAAATACTACTCGGTCGCGGATTACCATGAGCTTTACAAATCGGGAGAATTGACACCGATTGCGGTCGTCAAGGGACTCCTCCCGTTGATCCGACGCGATTTGTCAACTCCTGGTAAACATTCTATTGCATTTGTTGACAGCCGAGTCGACTTGGTTCTTACTGCAGCTGAGGAGTCTACCCGTCGTTACAAGGAAGGGCGACCGCTCGGCTTGTTCGACGGTGTTCCTGCCGCGGTGAAAGATGAGTTCGATCTCGATGGCTACCGGACTAACATGGGCTCACTGAATGACTACACTCTTGAGCCAAAATCGGACGATCCGTCCATCACCAATTGGTGCATTAGACAGCTGGAGAAAGCTGGAGCGATTGTAGTGGGAAAGGTCTCAATGCATGAGTTCGGACTTGGTACGGATTTCGCACCTCATCGTCGTTGCATACTAACACCGGATTAGATACTACTGGAAATAATATTCACTATGGCACTCCGCCAAACCCATATCATCCGGACTACTACACCGGTGGAAGTTCCTCCGGATGTGCTTACGCCGTGAGCACAGGTTTAGTTCCCATCGCGCTAGGCACGGATGGTGGAGGAAGTGTCCGTATCCCGTCGTCCTTCTGCTCCGTCGTGGGATTAAAGCCGACTCATAACCGACTGTCGCATTACCCAAGCGTCAACTACGCCAGTACGACCAGCGTGATTGGACCTCTCGCCGCAGACATTCGCTCTCTCGCTGAAGCATACCGCGTTTTCGCCACACCGGGTCCAGATACACCATTCCCAGCCCCAGGCCCCCTCTCACTCACCCCATCAACtagaggaaagaaaatcctCGGTATCCCAGAAGTATGGTTCTCCCGATCAACCCCAGATGTGCAACGTCTCTGCCGTTCCCTTCTAGACAAACTCGTCACCGAGAAAGACTACACCATTGTTCCAATCGACATCCccttcctcgtcgaaggCCAGACAGCCCACGCCATGACCATCTTAGCCGACGGTGCTGCTCTACTCCCCGATACGACTAACATCACCGCCCCCAACCGCATTCTCCTGACCCTGGGCCGCACCACTCCCGCCACTGATTACCTTCTCGCGCAGAAACTTCGTCGACTTCTGATGCAGCATCTGGCTGCCCTTTGGCAGGAATTTCCGGGTATGATCATCGTGACGCCGACTACTGCGTGTGCGGGTTGGCCCGTTGTATCCAAGTCGGAGTTGAAATGGGGACTTAGTGATGGGGACCGTACGTTGAAGGCTATGGAGTATGTTTGGTTGGCGAACTTTACTGGCATTCCTGCGATTAGTGTCCCGGCGGGATATGCGGATCCAGAGGGTAAGCATAGTACCGAGGGAACAGTTCCCGTGGGGCTAATGGGAAATGGAGAATGGGGTAGTGAAGAGCAGTTGTTGCAGTGGGGTTTGGAGGCCGAGGAACTTGGGGCGGACTTGCGCGAGAGGCCTCCGATCTGGGAGGATGTCATTCAGAGGGCTAAGTGGGTTGGTTCTAGCAGTGGGTCTCAAGAAACTGCATGAGTAGAggtatagatagattttaGATCCCCTGAATGAGTCATTAGATACGTTGTAGGTGTATGTTCGCACCATAAACTGTAGTTTACTAAGTCATTTATGTTTCAACTTTCCTTAGTAACCCCTCTGTCAGGCTCTTCTACTCTATACCCTTGTCCCTCCTCCTTTGCTGTCCTCCACACGATCCCCGTCGTCCACAGAACCAACGCAATCGAGCACCCGATCATCGCCCACATTCCCCGAGTAAACCGCGGCGCCAAATTCGCcgaatagaaaataatacTCCACCAGGCATTGACCGCATTATTACCCATATTCATACTAGCGATGACCACCGACCGCTGCCGCGCATCCTGCGCTCGCATGGCATCGTTACACCAGGCGAAGAACGTAGCCTGACATGCATACACGGCTCCGGCCCAGTAATACGCCCCGAACACGGTTGCTGTTGAGTCGAAACGGGTCAAGATCAAGACTGAAGTAACAACACCAGTGATACCGATGAAGTAGCTGACTAGGTATCGCTTTCCTTGGAGGATATCTGTGAGCGTGGCCCAGAAGAGAGTGGAGATGATGCCGACTGCTGGGACGCCGGTCGGGTAGTTGTTTAACTGGGACACGGAATAGTGGATTGTCGGGTGGGCTTTCATGTACAAGGCTAGGAGAGAGTTTGAGGAGAAGGATTCCGTCTCTCCGGCGATGACCCATAGGATCACGAATCCCCACCAGTACCACGTGGTGAAGAGTCGTTTGATGAAGGCCCGGTTCACGGGTGCTCGGTTTGCATTCACCGTGGGCAGACGTGACACTGCCAGCTCCTTTTCTGCTGCCGTTAGGTAGGGAGCcgttgtggtggttggggtgtCGGGGAATAGTAGTAGGCCGTAGATGGCTATGGGGAGGGTGATTAAGCCATCGATCTGGTTGATGTGAACATGCTTTCTTGGTCAAGGATGGAAACGAAGGTACTTACGATGAAGAGCCATCGCCAGCCTGATAGGCCCCTGACACCATCCAAGGACGAATGAATGCCGGTTTGAATGAACCCGCCGAACATCGTTCCCGCGAGCCCCGAGGCTGTAAAGATGCCGCTGCGTTTGCCCAGTTCCCGCTCAGTATACCATGAGCCGAGGATATAATGAGTTCCCGAGAAGGTGCTAGCTTCGGCTAGTCCAAGGAAGAATCGAATAGCCATGATGCCCTGGGGATTATGTACAGCTGCGGTCACCATAGTCAAGGCACCCCAGAACAGGACCATGGCGGGAAAGAAGATCCGCGGGCGGAAGTACGTCAAGGCCAAGTTGGATGGGACCTGGCCTATGATGTATCCCACCGTGAAGACGGTAATGATCACATTGAGTTGATTGCCATGAAAGGCTAACTCCTCTTTCATACCCGATACATAGGCATTGGAAAGATTGGACCGATCTAGgtagttaaaaaaatatgtCACGCAGCAGAATGATAGAATGAAGAAGTCAATCTTCACCACTAGCTTCCTTTCTGGGTCTTTGATTCCCCACATGCTTGACCGGGGTAGAGATGGGAAGGATCACCCCGCGGTTATGCAGGGTCTGATCGCTATCTCATTCCGTTGAGAATGAGGTCGATTCCAAGCAGTTCTTTTTTTGATATCGACGTTGATTGGTGAACGGACGAAGGCGCTAGACCGCTTCTAATGGCAATTTGTCGATGCCTCAGGTTGTATTTCACGAGGACATGGGTGTCACGGGTTACGCAAGCCCTTGAAAGTTGAAGGCTTAAACATGAAGATTAAGGTTCAGTAGACTCGAACGGGTCAGAAAGTAAGGTGACAATGGGCGATGCAACTCCACTATGAGCATCTTCTTTGATCCAATGGGTGTCTGGCTATAGCGAAAACTTTTCACGGCTTGGCATCAACACAGCCCCCATAATGCTCACCGCTAGCGACAATTAACCACTGAGAGTCTGTCCGATGCCCTGCATGCAGGCTTAGCTCAGGCGCGTATTCTGCCGGCAGAAATCCACACAACAGCGGTGACAGGTTGGCTCATCCCCTACATAACGTTTTATCCCACATATTCTGCCCGTTTTGTCCAACAATTTTGGGTTTCCAACCGCCCATTGCAAGACACGTCAGGATGGTGTACGGCCTATCGGTGAATTTACAGCTCACATGCTCACCTGCACAAGCTCTGCTGCCTCTTGAGTAAACATGGGTCTGGTGGCAGACATCCACCTGGACGGCGCTCCTGGCGAGCGCCCAGATGTCAGCCCATGTATAGAAGACCTTCCAGTCCCGGGTCCCGACGCCAACGGACTGGATGAAGTTGATGAATTCAAAGACCGAAAGATGTCTTTCTACGATGATAGAGGCGCCGCGCCTGCGACACAGTTCAGCTTCTTTACATCGCAGCTGGATTCTGTCATCCATTCGTCCACCATCCAGTCCTTGCGGTCGTTCTATAAGCCCTTTGACACGCTGCTGGACACCACAGAACATTCTGGGCTATGGTGGCTCGATGTAACCGCTCCCTCGGATGATGACATCGAGACACTCTCGCGGATCTTCGACATCCATCCGCTGACTACCGAGGATATCAAAATGCGAGAGTCGCGAGAGAAGATCGAATTGTTCGACCGGTattactttctttccctgcaGCCGGCCCGGCAAGTCGAGGCGGTTGATGGCACTCGTTCCTCGTCTCCGAACGTGTACGCTATCGTCTTCCGTGAGGGTGTTCTCAGCTTCAATTTCGGCAACAGTCCCCATGGCGGTCATGTCCGAAATCGGATCAAGGAGCACCGGAGCCATCTAGCACTGACCAGTGACTGGATCTCTTACGCCCTCATGTACGTTTACCTTATTGTGACATCAATGTCTGACTCAACAGGCTAACCTTCTCAGCGATGACATCGTCGACGGCTTCGCACCTTTTATCAATCGCGTCCAAGCCGGCGTTGAACTGATCGAAGACGATGTATCCATAACCCGACCGGACGATATCGGTCTAGCGCTCCAACGCATCCACCGCTATCGCAAAGAGGTCTTGCAAATCCGCCAACTGATGAACGACAAGACCGACGTCATCCGCTGCTTCGATCGCCACTGCGGCTCGTTTGGTCCCTCGACAATGGATGTCACTCTGTATCTCGGCGACATTTGCGACCACGTGCTTTCCATGGTGGCCGATCTGTACAATGCGGAGCAGATGTTGTCGCGAGCACAGGAGAAATATCTGAGTCAGCTGGCGTTCGATTCGACGCGTATGCGAAATGAAATTGCGGCAACTCTTAGCCGGATGACGGTCGTTGGTGGGATTCTTGTGCCAATGCAGTTTCTCATCGGTCTCTTTGGTATGAATGTCACAGTTCCTGGCCAGACTCCGGAGGATGTGGACTCTCCACCAGTTAATTGGTGGTATGGTATCCTAGGTGTGATTTTGGGTTTGATTTGTCTGGGCCTGGTTACTGCGAAACGGCTTCGATTTATTTGAAGCTTCAACCTTGACTGCGTAGATATGTGATTCAGGATTTAGACTGTTTGGTAAaggatatttatatagattaaaacAATAAATGACTTGACTACTACATCCTTAGGAGCTGTATTGGCATCCTGCATCGTGTGCCATTATTGTAGTAGCAATCAATAGCTCGTCTTCAACGCCCTCTCCCCTAGTGATGATGTAACTCAATGTCTTTCGCTTTGATACCATCCTAAAACATAATATAGCGGACGTAGATAGAACAGCAGGCCATTCTCACTAGCCATTAGTTCCTCCTCGCTATCATGACTAATCCATACAAGATAGTAGGCGACTTTTCTGTGATCATTTGTCCGGTATTCGGGagttttatctttttcctCCGCGTAGTTGAGACGAGAACGTCTTCTTTAGAAAGAGGTCTCTACTTACCCTCCGAACCACGCGATGATAAATCACGGTTGGGGAAGTTCGCTAGTTGCGTATTAGAGGTTCTTGGTAAATCATGGATCCGTAGAAGCAGACCCTATGGGGTATGGTGTGATAATCCTATTACCAATCTACCATGATATGCACCACCCTTGTTGTAGCAGTGTGGCTGTGAGGGTCAGCTAAAGATATGCTGATGATGGTCTACTGAAAGCAAGGCTTGCCTGAACTCGTCGTGAAGAGGCAGTCATAGTAATGTCGCCCTCCCTGTACAGTAATCGCATTCGTCAACTACCAGGCCATTAGGGTAGACTAATGCAAGGCTACACGGACTAAGTTCGCCTAACTCGTCATGCTACCCACGGTGGACCACCAAAGTCTCTTCAGAGATTCTGCAGCCTTCAATGCAGATCTAGGATTGGTCGTATATCATTCGTTCTAGATGCATTTATTGCTGTGAGGTCAGTTAAGCGATGATGATAACTGCCGATCGGTCGCCGTTGCTTGGATGACAGAGGTCATTCATGTGAGGTCAAAGCGTCCTTCACATTGTAGATCTTGAGGGGAAATCTAGAAATCGGCCAACGATATGGCTTATCATTACCTGCTTCTTCACTGGTGGAAGCGAAATCAAAGCATAAATGAGCCTCCTCCCCTGCCCCTCTCGCGCATAGCTGGGTGTGTTTCTCTTGCCCATGTTCTTacccagaagaagctgatccAGGACACAAAGATGGAGTTTGGGATATTAAACAGCTTCTTTGCGTTATTGATTCTTCGCGTCATATATGAGTATTATCGCGACCGTCGCCTCCCTCCCGGCCCAAGACGTCTACCATTGATCGGCAACATCCACCAGGTACCGCAAGTGTTGCCCTGGCGCACCTTCCATCAATGGAGCAAGAAATATATCCGTGCAGTGGTGGAAGAGGGTCTCCGTTGGCGGTCCATTGTGCCCGGAGGCGTACCTCATGCTGCCAGGAAGGACGACACGTATATGAGCTACCATATTCCTAAGGGCGCAACGATAGTTCCATTACATTGGTCTATGAGCCTTGATGAACAACACTTTGACAACCCGCTCGAGTTCCGTCCAGAGCGTTGGCTAGCAGAGCCCGATGACGACCAATTCACCAACTTCTTCGGATACGGGCGGCGGATTTGTCCTGGAAGGCATATTGCGCGGAATTCCTTATTTATCCTGGTAGCGCGCATTCTTTGGGGCTTTGAAGTACGACCTCCTACTGGACCGGACTATCAACCTAAAActgtggaggatatggatttTGGGTCTGCTTTTGTATCCGTGCCAGCGCCGTTTGAAGCAATCTTTCAACCGCGCAGTGAGAATGCTCGCAGGGTTATAGAGAGCGAATGGGAGTCCACAGAGAAGGATATCAATACTCTCATGGATTCGATCAAGGAGAAATAAAAGTCTATCGGGCTTGATGTGAAAGGTTAAAACCAATGAAAATGAAGGATTGGTATGCCGTAAATCAGATAACTTTAGCAGGGCTGGAGTTTAGCATACCTTTCTCATGGTTGAATCACAATCTGAGCTTCTTTATAATGCTTTCACTCAGGGCCACTAAGCTTGGAAGATTATTCAAATCCCTCTAACACCAAACCCCTGATTTATTCAAGTGGCTAAACTCCATGCACAATCATATACCTAACAACGTCATTGCAAAGAACTACCAGTCAAACTTACCTGTTGGTGGAAACATTCGCATATGAAAAGCTCAGCAAAGAAGAGAGCAGGAGCCTTTCACTTACTATTGCCGCGGGCACATGACCTTCAAATAAGCACCCATAAATCATCATACAAGCCCTCACTCACCTCACACCCCCAGCTCATATCGTAATCACCGCAACGCCCCTCACACATTTCAGCCAAGATCACAATGACAACCACAGCTGACAAAAATTACCCAACACCAAACACGCCAATCCAAACAATCGGCCTCCGAGAGATATGCGAGGTAAACTGCCATCACTTCAAAATAATAAGTGGCCAAGAAGACTGGATCGAGTACTCACCAGAAAACACCCCACTACCACCCACACAACCCTCACCACTCTACCTCTCTCTTATCCACGAAAACCAAGGTCCAGATGAACCTCTCCACTGGTCCCTATTCGTGGCCCGCGAGAATGAACCCGGCTGGTTATACCAAGTTACCGGTGATGCAGAACATATGATTTATGAGCCCTCGGATGGCAAAGTCGCTATCACGAGTTCAGAGTCGTTTTTGACGTTGTATCAACTGGCTTCTGTGACTGAGGGGCAGGCAATGGTGGTGAAGAGTATTGCGGATCAGGAAACGCCGCCATATGCTGTTAATCGACGAGAGGTTAAGGAGAATTGTCAGGGGTGGGTGGTGCGTGTTATTGGGAggttggttgaggagggGATTGTTTCTGATTCTAAGCTTGAGATGGCTaggaagatgatgcagcCTCTTTAAGGTGGATGGGGCAGGTGTGGAGTTGGATGGGCAAAGTAGGAAGAGGGTACTGGTGTTGGGTCTGTGGGTGCTATATGTTCTACTTCGACTGGTCTCTCGCTGTTGTGGGTTGGACGAATGTTTCGCCCGTCTACAAGTGGTGGCTTGTTCACTCGTTATTCTCCCCTCAGCATTGCCGTAATCTATAACTTTCAGACTACAGCTTAGCGCGCAACAGGAGTTCTACTTTTAAAGTATTCCTGTAACCCTTGTGGACTGGAATTGATACTTGAAAGGCAGTAGTTGTTATGCCTTAAGGTCAGGATTAATTATTCAGTCTATGTACTTTCTCCCCAAGGGGAGTTATTTGTCGAATCATGACACGCCGACCACAGAGAGaaacagacaaagaaagatatcTAATCTAGGAAACACACGGTCGATAGATCAAGCTACACTGCTAAGCAAGATAAGCTCATCAAGTCAACCAGCCTAATTAGGCATACCCCAGCGAGGCGCATTTACGATAATGCCGACCAAACAGCCGGAGATGATGCCAGCGCAAGGGAGGGTGATAATCCAGCCCATGTAGATCCATGCAACCATTCTCCAGTTGATCGTTCTCCAGGTACCGTTGCAAAGACCAACACCAACTGTAGAGCCGGTGATACACTGGGTGGTGGAGACGGGAAGCTCTGTAGACACGAGATGTTAGCGAGCGGCGATTGGGGAGGGTTTCAGAGGTGACATACTAAGCCGGGTAGCGATAATCACAGCGATGGCCGCGCCAAGCTCCATAGTGAACCCACGGGAGGGAGAGTGCAGGGTCAGACGGTTACCCAGGAAGCTCATGATATGATAGCCATAGGTCCAGATACCGATGGCGATAGCAGCACCACCGAATACACTGGGGGATATGGGTTAGCTTGGAAGCTCTCAGTCAATCACTTATTGAGACTTACAGAATCCAGATGGGGACAGGGGTCTCAGCGCCGTCGAGAGCACCACTTTGCCAAATAGCATAGATGGTGGCATATGGGCCAACAGCACTAGGGATGATTAGTATTGGCCTGTTGGCGGTCCAAAGTCGAAAAAGCTCACTTAGAAACATCATTGGCACCATGGGTGAAGGCAGCGGTACAGGCCGTCAGAATCTGCAGAAACGAAAACATGTACTCTGCTTCGTTATCATAGTGAGTGGAGTGTGCGTGGGTCTTTTCAAGGTCACCCGCAAGCTTGCTATCCTTTTTCTGGGCGCTAACAATGTCCTGCTCCAGACCACGGAAAAGGGCCTTCTTGAACAGCCAGAACATAACTACAGGGTTATACCAGATTCCCTCAGGCCGGGGACCGCAGAGGTTGATAACATCACGATTCGTAGGACCTGCATCATTGCTGGAGCTCGAAGTAACGTGGGACTCTTTCCGTGGATCGGAAGACGAATGTTCACTGCTGTTTTCGACATCGCCAGATCGATCGGCTTGCAGTTCCTCCAGGGTCTTGTGGCCTTCGTAGAAGTTGCGGACGGCTTGCACATGCGCAGGGCGCGGAGGCACTTCACCACGGCGCAGGAGAAGAGGGCCTTGGATGATATGCCAGGGCTTGAGCTGCCAGTCGCTCAGGATGACCCGACGGTAGAGCCAggggcaaaggaaaacagcAGAGATGAGAGAGacaccagcaccaacaccaaGCACAGTGCCAGCAATCTCACCACCCTCCAGGTCGATTCTGCTGCTACCACCCTTCCAGACGATAAGCACTGTGACTTGTCAGAAGTCTGGAGAAAAGGCTCTAAGGGTAAGGGGCAAACATACTAGTAAGGAGGGCGGAGGTCAGGAGGAAGTAGAATGGAACAGTATACAACGCCTTGAGTGCAGAGTTCCCGCGCAGCAGGATACCATACTTAgtgatcaagaagatcaacgaaGCAGCCACACCGGACAACAGAGGTGCGATAATCCAGGCGAGGAACACCTGGACAACTCCAGAATTGATATCACCACCCCACCAGATAACATTGTCGGCTCCTATAAGTGCGATGCCCATTCCCAGGATACCTCCGAGGATGGAGTGAGTGGTAGACACCGGAAGACCAATTCTCGTGCAGATACTGAGGTATATAGCTGAACCAACCACTGCGCAGCACATTCCGAGCATCAGGAGGGGAGGATTGTCGGCAAACGAATCGACCTCGACGATTTTTGTCCGGATCGTATCAGAAACACTGTCTCCTACACCGACACTATAGATTCCTGCCGTTATTATGAGATCCAAGACTCAGAAGTCAACAGTAGGCCAGTGGCAAGCTTACGCTCCAGCAAACTCCATAATAGATCCCAGGATCAAGGCCTGCCAGAGTTTGATCGAACGCGACGAAACAGACGTCGCCCAAGAGTTGGCCGCATCATTGGCACCGATATTCCAGGCATCTAGAAAGGCGAATATTGTCCCGATGGCGAAGATGTAATTGTATTGATGAAGAGGCATCTTAACGGTTCAAGACTCCAACCCGAATCTTCGCTTGTCCGGGATGTTCCTTCCGgggcagaaagaaaaggacaacaATACGATCCGGATCAGACCTTTATATGAGTCGTAGCATCAATATAGTCCTGCTGCGTCTCCTAAGCCAGTTCTACGTACAATGATGCCAAGATGCCAAGGCAGTCCAGCATAGCTCCGCTCAGCTGCCGAGCCTTCTTCCACCCTCCGCCGACAAATCCAACTCCGCATATCAGCACGTGTCCGACTGAGTCAAATTACCACTGGCAGTAATCCCAGGACTGCTTCCCAGTATCATCCCTCCAGATCCATGTAGGCCTCAATGACTCGCCGGCATGCGAACCACCCCGCAATTACGCTAATTTCCGAGCCAATGCTTGGAACGGTGCAGAAATGACCCATGTGGCCAATCTCACGGTTCCCATTTGGCACAATTGCAGTCTCCTGGCTACAATCTAAACTTTATTGCAAGTATAAAACCGTTTGCGACAGTCTTGCTGCGTGATACATCACCCAAGTTGGTACTTGGCAGAATGGGTGTACTTGATTTCGCTTGCCATAGATGCCCTCCTATAGTCCCTAGCCAGCATCTGATGCTCGAATTCAGCCTTCCCATTGGCTTCATTTGAATCTACCGACAAGGAATCAAATACCACATCCTCTTGGCATCTGATGTTGGCATCAGGCATACTGTTCAACATGCTCAGCCACCGAGTCTACCTCTGATAATGTCGCGTGCCCAGAGTGACAAGACTCTCTCAGCTCCTCGACCTGTCCTTGGAGGTGTTGAATATACTCCACCGCTGTCTCAAGTAGCTTCGCCTGGTC contains the following coding sequences:
- a CDS encoding permease of the major facilitator superfamily — protein: MDGTKDSGTDHVEQYVENPKDQDLRSVPTALLDWSPEERRQREKVLVRKIDTRLLIIMLVMYILNYLDRNNITAAKLAGLQDDLNLKGEEYQVCVNILFVGYLLMQGLVKPSIYLPGCMIVWGIISCLTAVTKDFGGLLAVRFSLGFVEAAYFPGCLYLLSAWYTRKELVERTALLYVGSLISGTFSGLISAGITSGLNGARGIAAWRWLFIIEGSLTIFVALLACFIVPDLPRTTSWLSNDEKVLAAWRLEEDIGKDDWVDSEHQSMFHGAKLAIFLATAWRYLRLYIIRCCNHFLSKVKDPLLENLIALCMEIETSSSVMAGLGKDNIDTLLLTTPPRLIGTIIVLIHAWDADGTGEAYLHLCLPSIFAIASFILYMAGDNFTARYV
- a CDS encoding putative phosphate transporter (unnamed protein product); translation: MPLHQYNYIFAIGTIFAFLDAWNIGANDAANSWATSVSSRSIKLWQALILGSIMEFAGAVGVGDSVSDTIRTKIVEVDSFADNPPLLMLGMCCAVVGSAIYLSICTRIGLPVSTTHSILGGILGMGIALIGADNVIWWGGDINSGVVQVFLAWIIAPLLSGVAASLIFLITKYGILLRGNSALKALYTVPFYFLLTSALLTMLIVWKGGSSRIDLEGGEIAGTVLGVGAGVSLISAVFLCPWLYRRVILSDWQLKPWHIIQGPLLLRRGEVPPRPAHVQAVRNFYEGHKTLEELQADRSGDVENSSEHSSSDPRKESHVTSSSSNDAGPTNRDVINLCGPRPEGIWYNPVVMFWLFKKALFRGLEQDIVSAQKKDSKLAGDLEKTHAHSTHYDNEAEYMFSFLQILTACTAAFTHGANDVSNAVGPYATIYAIWQSGALDGAETPVPIWILVFGGAAIAIGIWTYGYHIMSFLGNRLTLHSPSRGFTMELGAAIAVIIATRLKLPVSTTQCITGSTVGVGLCNGTWRTINWRMVAWIYMGWIITLPCAGIISGCLVGIIVNAPRWGMPN
- a CDS encoding putative daf-9 isoform A; protein product: MAYHYLLLHWWKRNQSINEPPPLPLSRIAGCVSLAHVLTQKKLIQDTKMEFGILNSFFALLILRVIYEYYRDRRLPPGPRRLPLIGNIHQVPQVLPWRTFHQWSKKYIRAVVEEGLRWRSIVPGGVPHAARKDDTYMSYHIPKGATIVPLHWSMSLDEQHFDNPLEFRPERWLAEPDDDQFTNFFGYGRRICPGRHIARNSLFILVARILWGFEVRPPTGPDYQPKTVEDMDFGSAFVSVPAPFEAIFQPRSENARRVIESEWESTEKDINTLMDSIKEK
- a CDS encoding permease of the major facilitator superfamily (pantothenate transporter) produces the protein MWGIKDPERKLVVKIDFFILSFCCVTYFFNYLDRSNLSNAYVSGMKEELAFHGNQLNVIITVFTVGYIIGQVPSNLALTYFRPRIFFPAMVLFWGALTMVTAAVHNPQGIMAIRFFLGLAEASTFSGTHYILGSWYTERELGKRSGIFTASGLAGTMFGGFIQTGIHSSLDGVRGLSGWRWLFIIDGLITLPIAIYGLLLFPDTPTTTTAPYLTAAEKELAVSRLPTVNANRAPVNRAFIKRLFTTWYWWGFVILWVIAGETESFSSNSLLALYMKAHPTIHYSVSQLNNYPTGVPAVGIISTLFWATLTDILQGKRYLVSYFIGITGVVTSVLILTRFDSTATVFGAYYWAGAVYACQATFFAWCNDAMRAQDARQRSVVIASMNMGNNAVNAWWSIIFYSANLAPRFTRGMWAMIGCSIALVLWTTGIVWRTAKEEGQGYRVEEPDRGVTKES
- a CDS encoding putative fatty-acid amide hydrolase, translating into MAGCKHHQFKDYPEPRKGPDLPPTYDRKPNPALRGVILSVGAWLYVALSRGIVCVSSVVYELIFDRLDWLWFLPQIIWSNAGFGSLRTIRSHLDYIEPRYDPTVVPLKGNSDENPDGSVADTVSAPPVKYSTKYYSVADYHELYKSGELTPIAVVKGLLPLIRRDLSTPGKHSIAFVDSRVDLVLTAAEESTRRYKEGRPLGLFDGVPAAVKDEFDLDGYRTNMGSLNDYTLEPKSDDPSITNWCIRQLEKAGAIVVGKVSMHEFGLDTTGNNIHYGTPPNPYHPDYYTGGSSSGCAYAVSTGLVPIALGTDGGGSVRIPSSFCSVVGLKPTHNRLSHYPSVNYASTTSVIGPLAADIRSLAEAYRVFATPGPDTPFPAPGPLSLTPSTRGKKILGIPEVWFSRSTPDVQRLCRSLLDKLVTEKDYTIVPIDIPFLVEGQTAHAMTILADGAALLPDTTNITAPNRILLTLGRTTPATDYLLAQKLRRLLMQHLAALWQEFPGMIIVTPTTACAGWPVVSKSELKWGLSDGDRTLKAMEYVWLANFTGIPAISVPAGYADPEGKHSTEGTVPVGLMGNGEWGSEEQLLQWGLEAEELGADLRERPPIWEDVIQRAKWVGSSSGSQETA